A single window of Granulicella mallensis MP5ACTX8 DNA harbors:
- a CDS encoding type II secretion system F family protein: MTEFTIKLADDRGRVQEQTHSAATAEELRARFTQAGYLVYSVKARSALNSGSKKKVKLDIFLVFNQQFLTLIRAGLPILSSLDLLAKRQKEESFQAQLEDVTSRIKTGESISSAFEAQGSFPLVYTTTLLAGERSGNLEEVLQRFLDFQRVSLTFRKKLKASLIYPAFLIVMVIGLFIFLITFVVPRFAQLYDQLGTKLPALTLFMLALGQDVQHYGLYILPVLILIGYLLVRWSKTDSGATTIDKIRVASPIFGKVWLKYQVGLFSRTLATLLTGGLPLVPSLETAARSIDSRQIAKAVYSSVETVREGKGLASSLDKTGVFPELAIEMIEVGESTGALPQMLNSVAEFFEEDVQTSLAAIMSMIEPVILIVMGVVVVVIMIALYEPIFSLNGTG, translated from the coding sequence ATGACCGAATTCACCATCAAACTCGCCGACGACCGTGGCCGCGTCCAGGAGCAGACCCACTCTGCAGCTACCGCCGAGGAGCTGCGCGCGCGGTTTACGCAGGCGGGCTACCTGGTTTACTCCGTCAAAGCGCGTTCCGCGCTAAACAGCGGCAGCAAGAAAAAGGTCAAGCTCGACATCTTTCTGGTCTTCAATCAGCAGTTCCTCACGCTGATCCGCGCCGGCCTGCCGATCCTCAGTTCGCTGGACCTGCTCGCTAAACGACAGAAAGAAGAGAGTTTCCAGGCCCAGCTGGAAGATGTCACCTCCCGCATCAAGACGGGTGAGTCCATCTCCTCGGCCTTCGAGGCGCAGGGCAGCTTTCCGCTGGTCTACACCACGACGCTGCTGGCCGGCGAGCGTTCCGGTAACCTCGAAGAGGTCCTGCAGCGCTTTCTCGACTTCCAGCGCGTCTCGTTGACCTTCCGCAAGAAGCTGAAGGCCTCGCTGATCTACCCGGCCTTCCTTATCGTCATGGTGATCGGGCTGTTTATCTTCCTGATTACATTCGTAGTTCCGCGTTTTGCGCAGCTCTATGACCAGCTCGGCACCAAGCTGCCTGCGCTGACGCTCTTCATGCTCGCGCTGGGTCAGGATGTGCAGCACTACGGCCTCTATATCCTCCCGGTCCTGATCCTCATCGGCTATCTGCTCGTCCGCTGGTCCAAGACCGACTCCGGCGCCACGACCATCGATAAAATTCGCGTAGCTTCGCCGATCTTCGGCAAGGTCTGGCTGAAGTACCAGGTCGGTCTGTTTTCGCGCACGCTCGCGACGCTGCTCACCGGCGGACTGCCGCTGGTTCCAAGTCTTGAAACGGCGGCTCGGTCCATCGATTCGCGGCAGATCGCCAAGGCTGTCTACAGCTCGGTCGAAACCGTCCGCGAAGGCAAGGGCCTTGCCTCCAGCCTGGATAAGACGGGTGTCTTCCCCGAGCTGGCGATCGAGATGATCGAAGTCGGCGAGAGCACCGGCGCGCTGCCGCAGATGCTGAACTCCGTCGCCGAGTTCTTCGAAGAGGACGTTCAAACCAGCCTCGCCGCCATTATGAGTATGATTGAGCCCGTCATCCTTATCGTGATGGGTGTGGTCGTCGTGGTGATCATGATCGCCCTGTACGAGCCGATCTTCAGCCTGAACGGTACGGGCTAA
- a CDS encoding fimbrial assembly family protein produces the protein MRISVNLASRPFVELRPFFLRLRILMGALVLVAVGLVITSHSLQKQLDRAQVQMNRLVNRTVAMQQEKQNNERRMHQPVNAAVLDRSHFLNAVFLRKSFSWTAVMMDLETVLPVGVQVTSIEPQPTAEGDVVIRLRVSGDRDKAILLVRNLERSKRFLAPHLNSENSQAKETNGAPLIAGVTPGVEFEILANYNPLPEGQTYSRSKAAKESSTASDANTSMGGAGTHAKPHAVKPGPHDGVVLKPYVAPRPLTPQQGGAR, from the coding sequence ATGCGTATCTCCGTCAATCTCGCTTCGCGGCCCTTCGTCGAACTTCGGCCGTTCTTCCTGCGCCTGCGCATCCTGATGGGGGCGCTCGTGCTGGTTGCCGTGGGGCTTGTCATTACGTCCCACTCTTTGCAGAAGCAACTGGATCGCGCCCAGGTGCAGATGAACCGATTGGTCAATCGTACTGTCGCCATGCAGCAGGAGAAGCAGAATAACGAGAGGCGCATGCACCAGCCGGTGAACGCTGCCGTGCTCGACCGCTCGCACTTCCTCAACGCAGTCTTTCTGCGCAAGAGCTTCTCGTGGACGGCGGTCATGATGGATCTCGAAACCGTGCTTCCGGTGGGCGTGCAGGTGACCTCGATCGAACCGCAGCCTACAGCTGAGGGGGATGTTGTCATCCGTCTCCGCGTCTCCGGTGACCGCGACAAAGCGATCCTGCTGGTGCGCAACCTGGAGCGCTCGAAGCGCTTTCTCGCTCCGCATCTGAACAGCGAAAACTCGCAAGCTAAGGAGACGAACGGAGCACCTCTCATTGCCGGGGTGACGCCGGGCGTCGAGTTTGAGATTCTTGCCAACTACAACCCTCTGCCTGAGGGGCAGACCTATTCCAGGTCCAAAGCCGCGAAGGAGAGCTCAACCGCGTCCGACGCAAATACCTCGATGGGTGGGGCGGGTACGCATGCGAAGCCTCACGCGGTGAAGCCCGGCCCACATGACGGTGTCGTGCTGAAGCCTTATGTCGCTCCGCGGCCTCTTACTCCGCAGCAGGGAGGTGCGCGATGA
- a CDS encoding GspE/PulE family protein encodes MATIPVAVPYSNDALSEAERAQMLARRYHAEFVDLKNFKIQHDLFKSVPVDLMFRYSFVPLEQSEGRLSIALSDPSKLMVIDEISGLLGTRIVTRVATLSQITDLLKKTEQSQRVLDEATEGLAFDVVSSEENADENISIEKLTADDDISPIIRLVDTTIFTALERRASDIHLETFDDSLLVKYRIDGVLQQAMAPIAREHHQTILSRIKIMSELDIAERRVPQDGRFRVRYKGRLIDFRVSIMPTVHGENAVLRVLDKESMSEKFTKLSLDVVGFAEKDLTRFRRYIKEPYGMVLVTGPTGSGKTTTLYAALNEIKSEEDKIITIEDPVEYQIRGITQIPVNEKKGLTFARGLRSILRHDPDKILVGEIRDAETAQIAINSALTGHLVFTTVHANNVVDVLGRFLNMGVEPYNFVSALNCILAQRLVRQVCEFCVQDVHYNDAQLEENGLRPSEWRDVVFKEGPGCIECGGTGYRGRSAIHELLELDDEIREMLLEKRPGSEIRKKAKAKGMAFLRDSALERVRDGITTLKEINKVTFIETGR; translated from the coding sequence ATGGCAACCATCCCTGTCGCTGTCCCTTACAGCAACGATGCTCTCTCCGAGGCCGAGCGCGCGCAGATGCTGGCGCGCCGCTACCATGCGGAGTTCGTTGATCTGAAGAACTTCAAGATTCAGCACGATCTCTTCAAGTCCGTGCCCGTGGACCTGATGTTCCGCTACAGCTTTGTGCCGCTGGAGCAGAGTGAGGGCCGGCTCTCCATCGCGCTCTCCGACCCGTCGAAGCTGATGGTCATCGATGAGATCTCCGGCCTGCTGGGGACGAGGATCGTCACGCGGGTCGCGACACTCAGCCAGATTACCGACCTGCTCAAGAAGACCGAGCAGTCACAGCGCGTGCTGGACGAGGCGACCGAAGGCCTGGCCTTCGACGTCGTCTCCAGCGAAGAGAACGCCGACGAAAACATCTCGATCGAAAAGCTGACGGCGGACGACGATATCTCGCCGATCATCCGCCTGGTGGACACGACGATCTTTACCGCACTCGAGCGGCGCGCGTCGGATATCCATCTGGAGACCTTCGACGACTCGCTGCTGGTCAAGTACCGCATCGACGGCGTGCTCCAGCAGGCGATGGCGCCGATCGCTCGCGAGCATCACCAGACGATCCTGTCGCGTATCAAGATCATGAGCGAGCTCGACATCGCCGAGCGCCGCGTGCCGCAGGATGGCCGTTTCCGCGTCCGCTACAAGGGCCGCCTGATCGATTTCCGTGTCAGCATCATGCCGACTGTGCATGGCGAAAACGCCGTGCTCCGCGTACTCGACAAGGAGTCGATGTCGGAGAAGTTCACCAAGCTCTCGCTCGATGTCGTCGGCTTTGCGGAGAAGGACCTCACCCGCTTCCGCCGCTACATCAAGGAGCCGTACGGCATGGTGCTCGTGACCGGGCCGACCGGTTCGGGTAAGACGACTACCCTCTACGCCGCGCTCAACGAGATCAAGTCGGAAGAAGACAAGATCATCACCATCGAGGACCCGGTCGAGTACCAGATTCGCGGCATCACGCAGATCCCGGTCAACGAAAAGAAGGGCCTCACCTTCGCCCGCGGTCTGCGTTCGATTCTGCGTCATGACCCGGACAAGATCCTGGTCGGTGAGATCCGCGACGCTGAGACGGCACAGATCGCCATCAACTCCGCGCTCACGGGCCACCTTGTATTTACAACGGTCCACGCGAACAACGTGGTCGACGTGCTGGGACGCTTTCTGAACATGGGCGTCGAGCCGTACAACTTCGTCTCCGCGCTCAACTGCATCCTGGCCCAGCGGCTGGTGCGCCAGGTCTGCGAGTTCTGCGTTCAGGATGTGCACTACAACGATGCCCAGCTTGAAGAGAACGGACTGAGACCCTCGGAGTGGCGCGACGTCGTCTTCAAAGAGGGCCCCGGCTGCATCGAGTGCGGCGGAACGGGCTATCGCGGGCGTTCGGCGATCCACGAACTGCTGGAGCTCGACGATGAGATTCGCGAGATGCTGCTGGAAAAGCGTCCTGGGTCGGAGATTCGTAAGAAGGCCAAGGCCAAGGGGATGGCATTCCTGCGTGATTCGGCGCTGGAACGTGTCCGCGACGGTATTACGACGCTGAAAGAGATCAACAAGGTCACGTTTATCGAGACCGGGCGGTAG
- a CDS encoding type II toxin-antitoxin system Phd/YefM family antitoxin, with protein sequence MVKTIGAAKFKASCLGLMDEVEAKGTYIVITKKGKPIAKLVPMDVKAEEDPLDFYYVGPGKIHGDITSPLVPLEDYKAYR encoded by the coding sequence ATGGTGAAAACAATTGGAGCCGCGAAGTTCAAAGCAAGCTGTCTCGGACTGATGGATGAGGTCGAGGCAAAGGGAACCTATATTGTGATCACCAAAAAAGGCAAGCCGATTGCAAAGCTCGTGCCGATGGATGTCAAGGCAGAGGAAGATCCGTTGGACTTTTATTATGTCGGGCCCGGAAAAATTCACGGTGATATTACCTCTCCTCTGGTCCCACTTGAGGATTACAAGGCTTATAGGTGA
- a CDS encoding NHL repeat-containing protein codes for MKTSRLLFLLTGSLSILGLSGCSANFGSVSQDSVQTTVHIKGIAHGGQQPLSGAHIYMYAAGTTGYGSASTSMLTSATGNPADANGNFYVTTDATGAFNIGDTFACPTGGSSTEVYLYMVGGNPQQSVDSTDNPHAGLLTTLGPCAQVGTIPSVSMNESSTIATAFALAAYATDATHIGSSSTALGMQGLFNAGVNALNLVDQATGQINATLPTNANVSIPVSTINTLADILASCINSSGGSACPSLLSNALSSGTTGTAPTDTASAAINIAHNPGDNVSALLNLANNASPFQPIVTSVNDFTLGLTFSGGGIELPGTPAVDAAGNVWIPNAISASVTEISNSGAFLSGASGYSTGGNWAESIAFDTSGNAWVANFLSRSVSKLSASGGILAQYTGGGMGNGPNTIAVDASGNAWVATGNANGLPAQGTVSILSPGGTFLSGANGYTGGGLNASDVVAIDGSGNGWITNTLGGIMKVTPAGAFPFGPTGITDSTITNPSSISIDSAGSAWVVSSGEISRQPGSVLKVANNGTILVEGLLPGAAPEGVAVDGAGNAWVTDVTSGSVNVLSTNGTVLSGSSGYHGVTPGSFGIAIDGSGDVWLSVLGESSSVTELIGVAQPVITPLAAALPVTPTADGSSNLGTRP; via the coding sequence ATGAAAACGTCGCGTCTGCTCTTTCTCCTCACTGGCTCCCTGTCCATTCTCGGCCTTAGCGGCTGCTCGGCTAACTTCGGGAGCGTCTCCCAGGATTCGGTCCAAACCACCGTACACATCAAGGGCATCGCCCATGGAGGCCAGCAACCGCTATCGGGCGCTCATATCTATATGTACGCGGCAGGCACCACAGGATATGGCAGTGCCTCAACCTCTATGTTGACCAGTGCGACAGGGAACCCTGCGGACGCGAACGGCAACTTCTATGTCACGACGGATGCCACCGGGGCCTTCAACATCGGCGACACCTTTGCCTGCCCGACGGGCGGCTCCTCCACCGAAGTCTACCTGTACATGGTGGGCGGCAATCCGCAGCAGTCAGTGGACAGCACTGACAATCCACACGCGGGCCTGCTTACCACGCTGGGTCCCTGTGCCCAGGTTGGCACCATTCCGAGTGTGTCGATGAATGAGAGCAGCACGATCGCCACCGCGTTTGCCCTGGCGGCCTACGCCACGGATGCGACCCACATCGGCAGCTCTTCAACCGCTCTCGGTATGCAGGGTCTGTTCAACGCGGGTGTCAACGCGCTCAACCTGGTGGACCAGGCTACCGGACAGATCAATGCGACCCTGCCGACGAACGCCAATGTCAGTATCCCCGTCTCCACGATCAACACCCTGGCGGACATCCTGGCCTCCTGCATCAACTCCTCCGGAGGCAGCGCCTGCCCCTCGCTCTTAAGCAACGCTCTGAGCTCCGGCACAACAGGGACGGCTCCGACCGATACCGCGTCGGCGGCGATCAATATCGCTCACAATCCGGGAGACAATGTCTCCGCCCTGCTCAACCTGGCCAACAACGCGAGCCCCTTCCAGCCCATCGTCACCTCCGTCAACGACTTCACCCTCGGGCTGACCTTCTCCGGTGGGGGGATTGAACTTCCCGGCACCCCGGCGGTCGACGCTGCGGGCAATGTCTGGATTCCGAATGCAATCAGTGCCAGTGTTACCGAGATTTCAAACTCGGGTGCGTTTCTCTCTGGCGCCTCGGGGTATAGCACGGGTGGCAATTGGGCAGAGTCCATCGCGTTCGACACCTCGGGCAATGCCTGGGTCGCGAACTTTCTATCCAGATCTGTGAGCAAGTTATCCGCCTCTGGCGGGATCCTTGCCCAGTACACGGGCGGCGGCATGGGCAATGGACCCAACACCATCGCGGTCGATGCCTCAGGCAATGCCTGGGTCGCGACGGGGAACGCCAACGGATTGCCGGCTCAAGGTACGGTGTCCATCCTCTCCCCGGGCGGGACGTTTCTCTCTGGCGCCAACGGCTACACGGGCGGTGGTCTCAATGCCAGTGACGTCGTCGCCATCGACGGCTCCGGCAACGGTTGGATCACCAATACTCTGGGCGGCATCATGAAGGTAACCCCTGCGGGAGCCTTTCCTTTCGGGCCTACCGGCATTACTGATTCCACGATCACCAACCCCAGCAGCATCTCGATCGACTCTGCGGGAAGCGCCTGGGTCGTAAGTTCGGGGGAGATTTCAAGACAGCCCGGAAGCGTGCTGAAGGTGGCGAACAACGGCACGATCCTCGTTGAGGGCCTGCTGCCCGGCGCCGCTCCGGAGGGCGTTGCCGTCGACGGTGCCGGCAATGCCTGGGTCACGGATGTAACCTCCGGCAGTGTGAATGTGCTGTCCACCAACGGTACGGTCCTCTCCGGTTCCTCTGGCTATCACGGTGTTACTCCCGGTTCCTTTGGTATCGCGATCGATGGATCGGGCGATGTCTGGCTATCCGTGCTGGGGGAGAGTAGCTCCGTGACCGAACTGATTGGCGTTGCGCAGCCCGTGATTACTCCACTCGCTGCCGCTCTGCCTGTTACACCTACAGCGGACGGGAGCAGCAACCTGGGGACGCGCCCGTAG
- the gnd gene encoding decarboxylating NADP(+)-dependent phosphogluconate dehydrogenase, with protein sequence MASANCDIGLIGLAVMGQNLVLNMNDHGYKVAVFNRTTSKVDEFLADEAKGTQVEGAHSIEELCSKLKSPRRVMIMVKAGDVVDQTIASIVPHLEKGDIIIDGGNSLFTDSNRRTKELAEKGLHYIGTGVSGGEEGARFGPSIMPGGDPAAWPAVKEIFQAIAAKVEDGTPCCDWVGEGGAGHYVKMVHNGIEYGDMQLIGEAYQLLKDGLGLTADQFAEIFTEWNKGELDSFLIEISAIIFGKKDEDGQPLVDKILDTAGQKGTGKWTAISALDLGMPVTLIGESVFARCLSAIKDERVEASKILSGPAAAGKFTGDRKEFIENVRRALYCSKMISYAQGYMLLREAGKEQGWNLNMGGVALMWRGGCIIRSQFLGKIKDAYDKNPKLENLLMDDFFSGVLNKYQESWRKALVAAIELGIPTPAFSTALAFYDGYRTARLPANLLQAQRDFFGAHTYERTDKPRGEFFHTNWTGRGGRVSSSTYNA encoded by the coding sequence ATGGCAAGCGCAAACTGTGACATTGGCCTGATCGGCCTGGCGGTGATGGGGCAGAACCTTGTCCTGAACATGAACGACCACGGTTACAAGGTGGCGGTCTTCAACCGCACCACGTCCAAGGTCGATGAGTTTCTCGCAGACGAGGCGAAGGGAACGCAGGTAGAGGGTGCACACTCGATCGAAGAGCTGTGCAGCAAGCTCAAGTCGCCCCGCCGCGTCATGATCATGGTCAAAGCCGGCGATGTGGTCGACCAGACCATCGCGAGCATCGTGCCCCACCTTGAAAAGGGCGACATCATCATCGACGGCGGCAACTCGCTGTTTACCGATTCGAACCGCCGCACCAAAGAGCTGGCGGAGAAGGGGCTGCACTACATCGGCACCGGCGTCTCCGGTGGCGAAGAGGGTGCGCGCTTCGGCCCGTCGATCATGCCCGGTGGTGATCCCGCAGCCTGGCCCGCAGTGAAGGAGATCTTCCAGGCCATCGCGGCCAAGGTGGAAGACGGAACGCCCTGCTGCGACTGGGTTGGCGAAGGCGGCGCGGGCCACTACGTGAAGATGGTCCACAACGGCATCGAGTACGGCGACATGCAGTTGATCGGCGAGGCCTATCAGTTGCTGAAGGATGGCCTGGGCCTCACGGCTGACCAGTTCGCCGAGATCTTTACCGAGTGGAACAAGGGCGAGCTCGACAGCTTCCTGATCGAGATCTCCGCGATCATCTTCGGGAAGAAGGACGAGGACGGCCAGCCGCTGGTGGACAAGATTCTCGACACGGCAGGGCAGAAGGGAACAGGCAAGTGGACGGCGATCTCCGCGCTGGACCTGGGCATGCCCGTGACGCTGATCGGCGAGAGTGTCTTTGCGCGCTGCCTGTCGGCGATCAAGGACGAGCGCGTCGAAGCCTCGAAGATCCTCTCCGGCCCTGCGGCTGCGGGCAAGTTCACCGGCGACCGGAAGGAGTTCATTGAGAACGTGCGGCGTGCGCTGTACTGCTCGAAGATGATCAGCTACGCACAGGGTTACATGCTGCTGCGCGAGGCGGGCAAGGAGCAGGGCTGGAACCTGAACATGGGCGGCGTGGCGCTGATGTGGCGCGGCGGCTGCATCATCCGCTCGCAGTTCCTCGGCAAGATCAAGGACGCCTACGACAAGAACCCGAAGCTCGAGAACCTGCTGATGGACGACTTCTTCTCCGGCGTCCTGAACAAGTATCAGGAGAGCTGGCGCAAGGCGCTGGTGGCGGCGATTGAACTAGGCATTCCTACGCCTGCGTTCTCCACGGCGCTGGCGTTCTACGACGGCTACCGGACGGCCCGGCTGCCGGCGAACCTGCTCCAGGCACAACGCGACTTCTTCGGCGCGCACACCTACGAGCGTACCGACAAGCCGCGCGGAGAGTTCTTCCACACCAACTGGACGGGCCGCGGTGGCAGGGTTTCGTCGTCTACCTATAACGCGTAA
- a CDS encoding type IV pilus biogenesis protein PilM, with amino-acid sequence MNLFPKASGARPRVACEIAAQGVVAARSVEAISPLAAVARVELAAGAVTPSLKPGNIADRVAVVEAIRRTLESIGERAHSRDGNITVVIPDAAVRVLLLDFDSLPARLTDALPIVRFRLKKMLPFDADDAMVTYQIMSTSKTIVRVLAVAIPRDVLSEYESVAREAGFEPGAVIPSTLAALAAVDDENPVLLVNANKFGVTAAIVRSGILMLHRSVDLQETAVGTPANLPPEIFEATIPPLPLVDVHETAEEWAAQEPLPEHGRNPYASEPVAHEPLATLGLSAPIVLGEEVAQAVSVAVAYFEDTLAAMPSGILSAGPLGSDALTRILADHGLAQAEGLRIRELVEPAALLSEAVTAAVPRGWLAGVTGALRG; translated from the coding sequence ATGAATCTCTTTCCCAAAGCCTCTGGAGCCCGTCCGCGTGTGGCCTGCGAGATCGCCGCACAGGGCGTCGTTGCTGCTCGATCCGTCGAGGCGATCAGCCCGCTTGCGGCGGTGGCCCGGGTGGAGCTTGCAGCCGGTGCGGTTACCCCCAGCCTCAAGCCCGGCAATATCGCTGACCGCGTCGCCGTCGTCGAGGCGATTCGACGCACCCTCGAAAGCATCGGCGAACGCGCCCACTCTCGCGACGGCAATATTACGGTCGTCATCCCCGATGCCGCCGTCCGCGTGCTGCTGCTGGACTTCGACTCCCTGCCCGCGCGCCTGACCGATGCGCTGCCCATCGTGCGCTTTCGCCTGAAGAAGATGCTGCCCTTCGACGCCGATGACGCGATGGTGACCTATCAGATCATGAGCACCAGCAAGACCATCGTTCGTGTGCTGGCGGTGGCGATTCCACGCGATGTGCTCAGCGAGTATGAGTCTGTCGCGCGCGAGGCCGGCTTCGAGCCGGGTGCTGTGATTCCGAGCACGCTGGCCGCGCTGGCCGCCGTCGACGACGAGAACCCTGTCCTCCTGGTCAACGCCAACAAGTTCGGCGTAACGGCCGCGATCGTGCGCAGCGGAATCCTGATGCTGCACCGCAGCGTCGACCTGCAGGAGACCGCGGTAGGCACTCCTGCCAATCTACCCCCCGAGATCTTCGAAGCAACGATCCCCCCGCTTCCTCTGGTGGATGTCCATGAAACCGCCGAGGAGTGGGCCGCACAGGAACCGCTGCCGGAGCATGGCCGCAATCCCTATGCCAGCGAGCCTGTGGCACATGAGCCTCTCGCTACCCTCGGCCTATCCGCTCCCATCGTGCTGGGAGAAGAGGTTGCGCAGGCCGTCAGCGTGGCGGTTGCCTACTTTGAAGACACGCTGGCCGCGATGCCGTCAGGCATCCTGAGCGCCGGACCTTTGGGGAGCGATGCGCTCACCCGTATCCTCGCTGACCATGGCCTGGCGCAAGCCGAGGGCCTGCGCATACGCGAGCTGGTCGAGCCTGCCGCCCTGCTGTCCGAGGCGGTCACGGCTGCAGTTCCACGAGGCTGGCTGGCAGGTGTGACGGGAGCGTTGCGAGGCTAA
- a CDS encoding HesB/IscA family protein has protein sequence MATAVVTPEVVNAPAAPSTPVVLTPSAIVKVKEIMATQDPIPAGLRIGVVGGGCSGFQYSMSFENASGMMDKVVRFDDLKVFIDATSAMYLNGCTVDYVETLEAAGFKFENPQVKSTCGCGSSFSV, from the coding sequence ATGGCTACTGCCGTCGTTACCCCCGAGGTCGTCAACGCTCCCGCCGCCCCCTCGACCCCCGTTGTCCTGACCCCCTCCGCTATTGTGAAGGTGAAGGAGATCATGGCTACTCAGGATCCGATCCCTGCCGGTCTGCGCATCGGCGTTGTTGGTGGCGGATGTTCGGGTTTCCAGTACTCCATGTCGTTTGAGAACGCCTCCGGCATGATGGACAAGGTTGTCCGTTTCGACGACCTGAAGGTCTTCATCGACGCGACCAGCGCGATGTACCTGAACGGCTGCACGGTGGACTACGTAGAGACCCTTGAGGCGGCCGGCTTCAAGTTCGAGAACCCCCAGGTCAAGAGCACCTGCGGCTGCGGTTCGAGCTTCAGCGTGTAA
- a CDS encoding type II toxin-antitoxin system VapC family toxin encodes MILVDTQSVVWSTLQKNKLSPAAEQALRSARAEGTGAGIASSTLWELALLISRGRVECPMSLTRYLASVEERFVVFPITAEIAERSVGFSAAYPNDPTDRIIGATAVVHGLPLVTADAAIRKSGEVLCIW; translated from the coding sequence GTGATCCTGGTCGACACTCAATCGGTAGTTTGGTCTACCCTGCAAAAGAACAAGCTTTCACCCGCAGCCGAACAGGCATTGCGATCTGCACGAGCAGAGGGTACGGGCGCGGGTATCGCCTCATCGACACTATGGGAGCTAGCTCTCTTGATATCCAGAGGCCGCGTGGAATGTCCGATGAGTCTGACGCGCTACCTGGCGTCTGTAGAAGAGCGTTTTGTTGTGTTTCCCATAACGGCAGAGATTGCTGAGCGTTCTGTGGGGTTCAGTGCAGCGTATCCTAATGATCCGACCGACCGGATTATTGGAGCCACGGCTGTCGTACATGGTTTGCCTCTCGTCACTGCCGATGCTGCAATTCGCAAGTCGGGCGAGGTTCTCTGCATTTGGTAA